A genomic window from Brassica oleracea var. oleracea cultivar TO1000 chromosome C8, BOL, whole genome shotgun sequence includes:
- the LOC106312130 gene encoding protein IQ-DOMAIN 31, with the protein MANSKRLFGVVRRKLLSRSPSSITTICSSIPETTKEHIAAIKIQAYLRGHLGRRAFRALRSLVKLQAVARGVLVRRQARIALHCMHALARLQVRVRARQILSH; encoded by the exons ATGGCCAACTCCAAAAGATTGTTTGGAGTCGTAAGGAGGAAACTTCTCAGTCGATCTCCCAGCAGTATCACCACCATTTGCTCGTCTATCCCAGAAACCACTAAAGAACACATTGCCGCCATTAAAATCCAAGCTTATTTAAGAGGTCACCTG GGAAGGAGAGCGTTTAGAGCGTTGAGGAGTCTTGTGAAGCTTCAGGCGGTGGCGAGAGGAGTGCTTGTGAGGAGACAAGCTCGAATAGCATTACATTGTATGCATGCTCTTGCTCGCTTGCAGGTTAGGGTTCGTGCTCGTCAGATTCTCTCCCATTAA
- the LOC106312129 gene encoding probable protein phosphatase 2C 46, translating to MLATLMKLLSACLWPSSGRSVDSSGKQDGLLWYKDSGQHLLGDFSMAVVQANNLLEDQSQVESGPLSTLDSGPYGTFIGIYDGHGGPETSRFVNDHLFQHLKRFAAEHGSMSMDVIRKAYEATEEGFLGVVTKQWPVKPLIAAVGSCCLVGVICGGMLYIANVGDSRAVLGRAMKATGEAIALQLSAEHNVSIESVRQEMHSLHPDDSHIVVLKHNVWRVKGLIQVSRSIGDMYLKKAEFNREPLYTKYRLREPIKRPILSGEPSITEHELQPQDQFLIFASDGLWEQLSNQEAVDIVQNHPRNGIARRLVKTAMQAAAKKREMRYSDLMKIERGVRRHFHDDITVVVIYLDTNVVSSAKGPSLSIRGRGMTFPKKL from the exons ATGTTAGCAACTTTAATGAAACTTTTGAGCGCTTGTCTGTGGCCTTCATCGGGGAGGTCCGTTGATTCATCGGGAAAACAAGATGGACTCCTCTGGTACAAAGACTCTGGTCAGCACCTACTTGGCGACTTCTCTATGGCTGTTGTTCAGGCCAACAATCTCCTTGAGGATCAGAGCCAAGTTGAGTCTGGCCCTTTGAGTACCCTTGACTCTGGTCCTTATGGTACTTTTATCGGAATCTATGATGGTCATGGAGGGCCTGAGACCTCCCGCTTTGTCAACGATCATCTCTTTCAGCATTTAAAGA GGTTTGCAGCTGAGCACGGCTCTATGTCTATGGACGTGATTAGAAAGGCTTATGAAGCGACTGAAGAAGGCTTTCTTGGGGTCGTGACAAAGCAGTGGCCGGTTAAGCCACTGATTGCAGCTGTGGGGTCTTGCTGCCTTGTGGGTGTTATATGCGGAGGGATGCTCTACATCGCCAACGTTGGGGATTCCCGTGCTGTCCTTGGAAGAGCTATGAAGGCCACAGGTGAGGCTATCGCGCTTCAGCTCTCAGCGGAACATAATGTGAGCATCGAGTCTGTTAGGCAGGAAATGCACTCCTTGCACCCGGATGACTCGCATATCGTCGTGTTAAAGCATAATGTGTGGCGCGTTAAGGGCCTTATTCAG GTATCTAGGTCCATAGGAGACATGTATCTTAAGAAGGCGGAATTCAACAGAGAACCATTGTACACTAAGTACAGACTCCGCGAGCCGATCAAAAGACCAATCTTGAGTGGAGAACCTTCGATAACAGAGCATGAGCTCCAACCACAAGACCAGTTTCTTATATTTGCTTCAGACGGACTATGGGAACAGCTTAGCAACCAAGAAGCTGTTGACATCGTTCAGAACCACCCACGAAAC GGGATTGCACGTAGACTGGTGAAAACGGCAATGCAAGCGGCAGCGAAGAAGAGAGAGATGAGATACTCTGATCTGATGAAGATAGAGAGAGGCGTGAGGAGGCATTTCCACGATGACATCACTGTGGTGGTCATCTACCTTGACACCAATGTAGTGAGCTCTGCCAAAGGACCCTCTCTTTCTATCCGAGGCCGCGGTATGACCTTCCCAAAGAAACTCTAA
- the LOC106310555 gene encoding uncharacterized protein LOC106310555, whose amino-acid sequence MQHHSEVTTSTDQPICPKPRRVCPSLPDFLKPLSCPLHSSNCQQSSEGRSGVLSIIDKVQPIEGGTVESMWYAGSPPRRTGNPLVHDRHFIHCLDLFPSFSSTKA is encoded by the exons ATGCAACATCATTCAGAGGTAACGACGTCAACGGACCAACCAATTTGCCCGAAGCCACGTCGTGTGTGTCCTTCTCTTCCTGATTTCCTCAAACCTCTGTCATGTCCCCTACACTCTTCTAATTG CCAACAAAGTTCTGAGGGACGAAGCGGCGTTCTCAGCATAATTGATAAG GTGCAGCCGATAGAAGGTGGAACAGTAGAGTCAATGTGGTACGCTGGGTCTCCACCTAGGCGAACCGGGAATCCTCTTGTACACGACCGTCATTTCATTCACTGCCTCGACCTTTTCCCCAGTTTTTCAAGCACTAAGGCTTGA
- the LOC106310554 gene encoding aspartic proteinase-like protein 1: MVWNSWKLTWILQFGFCVMSLGCASVSGSFSFEIHHRFSDQVKTVIGGNGLPEMGTLEYYETLVHRDRGRRLTSNNNQTTVSFAQGNSTQEISFLHYANVTVGTPAQWFLVALDTGSDLFWLPCNCKSSCIRSMETDQGERIKLNIYDPTISTSSSKVPCNSTLCALRNRCVSPLSDCPYRIRYLSPGSRSTGVLVDDVIHMRTEEGEAREARITFGCSESQVGLFEETAVNGIMGLSIANIAVPNMLAKAGVASNSFSMCFGLKGKGTISFGDKGSSDQLETPLSGTLSPPFYDVTITEFKVGSVTVETEFTAIFDSGTAVTWLIEPYYTAVTTNYHLQAADRRLPARVKSPFEFCYIITSATDEEKLPSISFEMQGGATYNVFSPILVFDTSDGGQVYCLAVLKEVTAGFNIIGQNFMTNYRIVHDRERMILGWKESDCNDKNGFTGPTASANPPLLPPTPSPRVRSPSTRLNPIAASSLLILCFFSFVCL; encoded by the exons ATGGTTTGGAATAGTTGGAAGCTGACATGGATATTGCAGTTTGGATTCTGCGTTATGAGTTTGGGATGCGCTTCAGTTTCAGGATCATTCTCCTTTGAAATTCATCATAGATTCTCAGATCAGGTCAAGACCGTTATTGGTGGCAATGGCTTGCCTGAAATGGGCACTCTTGAGTACTATGAGACCTTGGTTCACCGTGACCGAGGGCGCAGGCTAACGTCCAACAACAATCAGACGACTGTTTCTTTTGCTCAAGGCAACTCTACACAAGAGATCAGTTT TTTGCATTATGCGAATGTGACGGTAGGGACACCGGCTCAATGGTTCTTGGTGGCTTTAGACACGGGAAGTGATTTGTTCTGGTTACCTTGCAATTGCAAGTCCAGTTGCATACGTAGCATGGAGACCGACCAAGGCGAG AGGATAAAGCTCAACATCTATGACCCAACCATATCAACATCAAGTTCAAAGGTTCCGTGCAATAGCACACTTTGTGCACTAAGAAACAGATGTGTTTCTCCTCTTAGCGATTGTCCTTACCGAATTCGGTATCTCTCTCCTGGAAGTAGAAGCACAGGTGTATTGGTGGATGATGTGATCCACATGCGCACAGAAGAAGGAGAAGCTAGAGAAGCTCGGATCACATTCGG ATGTAGTGAGTCCCAAGTAGGTTTGTTCGAAGAAACGGCTGTAAATGGTATAATGGGACTTTCAATAGCAAACATAGCGGTTCCAAACATGTTGGCTAAAGCCGGTGTGGCCTCAAACTCTTTCTCAATGTGTTTTGGTCTGAAAGGGAAAGGAACAATCAGTTTCGGAGACAAAGGCAGCTCCGACCAGCTTGAGACTCCATTGAGTGGCACTCTTTCTCC GCCGTTTTACGATGTGACCATCACCGAATTCAAGGTAGGAAGTGTGACGGTGGAAACAGAATTCACCGCAATATTTGACTCTGGGACTGCCGTTACATGGCTCATCGAACCTTACTACACTGCTGTTACCACAAAC TACCATCTTCAAGCAGCAGACAGACGACTTCCGGCAAGAGTGAAGAGTCCCTTTGAGTTCTGCTACATTATTACATCAGC TACTGATGAAGAGAAGCTTCCTTCAATTAGCTTTGAGATGCAAGGAGGAGCTACGTATAATGTTTTCAGCCCCATACTTGTCTTCGACACCTCCGAT GGTGGACAAGTCTATTGCCTGGCCGTCTTAAAGGAAGTTACTGCCGGTTTCAACATCATCGGAC AAAACTTCATGACCAACTACAGAATAGTCCATGATCGTGAGAGAATGATCTTGGGATGGAAAGAATCCGACT GTAACGATAAGAATGGTTTCACGGGACCTACCGCCTCAGCAAACCCGCCGTTGCTGCCGCCAACGCCGTCTCCAAGAGTCAGAAGCCCTTCTACACGTTTGAACCCTATCGCTGCTTCTTCGCTTCTCATCCTTTGCTTCTTTTCTTTTGTATGTTTGTGA